A portion of the Verrucomicrobiota bacterium genome contains these proteins:
- a CDS encoding cupin domain-containing protein, protein MGDKSITKVNASHSPRGRMGQKYLAAGVHLSMRLWENEEPGEGGTPTSREYETVGFVISGRAELHLEGQMVLLEPGDSWVVPKGSEHAYKILEKFTAVEATSPPAMAHGRDE, encoded by the coding sequence ATGGGCGACAAAAGTATCACCAAGGTAAACGCATCGCATTCACCCCGGGGCAGGATGGGACAGAAATACCTCGCCGCAGGCGTCCACCTCTCAATGCGACTCTGGGAAAACGAGGAACCGGGCGAGGGAGGCACCCCTACCAGCCGCGAGTACGAAACCGTCGGATTCGTCATTTCCGGGCGCGCCGAATTGCACCTGGAGGGACAAATGGTCCTTCTCGAACCGGGCGATTCCTGGGTCGTACCCAAGGGTTCGGAACACGCCTACAAGATTCTCGAGAAATTTACTGCCGTCGAAGCGACGAGTCCGCCGGCGATGGCGCATGGCCGGGATGAATGA
- a CDS encoding cysteine hydrolase, producing MNPRTTALVLIEYQNDFTSPGGKLHDAVKPVMEATHMLQNTVETVRQARAAGVTIVYVPIHFAADFRELSPSPYGILKGCKDSQSFQQGTWGAEITDVLKPQPGDIVVEGKRGLCGFASTNLDFVLRMRQIETVALGGFLTNCCVESTMRTAYELGYKVVTLKDCAATVSEEAHRNAIEHDFPMFSHPMGHDEFVASLQASETKVREPEPQAVSA from the coding sequence ATGAACCCCAGAACCACTGCCTTGGTCCTGATCGAGTACCAGAACGATTTCACGAGCCCCGGTGGAAAGCTGCACGACGCCGTTAAACCGGTCATGGAGGCCACCCACATGTTGCAGAACACCGTCGAAACCGTGCGGCAGGCCCGCGCCGCCGGCGTCACGATTGTGTACGTGCCGATCCATTTCGCGGCCGATTTCCGCGAACTCAGCCCCTCCCCTTACGGCATCCTTAAAGGCTGCAAGGACAGCCAAAGCTTTCAACAAGGCACCTGGGGCGCAGAAATCACCGACGTGCTCAAGCCGCAACCGGGCGACATCGTGGTCGAAGGAAAACGGGGCTTGTGCGGTTTTGCCAGCACCAACCTCGATTTTGTGCTGCGGATGCGCCAGATCGAGACGGTTGCGCTGGGCGGCTTTCTCACGAACTGCTGCGTCGAATCGACCATGCGCACGGCCTACGAATTAGGCTACAAGGTCGTGACCCTGAAAGATTGCGCGGCGACGGTCAGCGAGGAAGCCCATCGGAACGCGATTGAACACGATTTCCCGATGTTCTCGCATCCAATGGGCCACGACGAATTCGTGGCTTCGCTGCAGGCTTCGGAAACCAAGGTCCGGGAGCCGGAGCCCCAGGCGGTTTCGGCCTGA